Genomic segment of Candidatus Protochlamydia amoebophila UWE25:
AAATAAAATAATAACAATGGTTCCTTCGGGATATTCGCCTAAATAGAAAGCTCCTACAACAGCGATGAACATCAATAAGTTAATACTTTTAAAATTCAAATTAAATAACGCTTTTAAACCATGCCAAAGTGTTTCTCGCCCAAAAAAAAGAGTGAAGGTAAGAAAAAAAGGTAAGGCAATTTCTTTAGGAAGGTGAATGCCCCCTAATGAAAGAAATTCAAAGACAGCAATAAATAAGGTACCTGCTATTAGCCATAAAATTTTGGGTTCATTCCACATAATTGATATCTCTGTAACGTTGTTTAGCTGCAAAAAGTTTATATAATGCTGGAAGAACTAAAAGTGTCAAAATGGTAGCGCTAATGATTCCTCCAATCACAACAGTTGCCAAAGGTTTTTGCACTTCTGCTCCCGTTCCTGATGCTAACGCCATCGGGATAAATCCAAATGAAGCGACTAAGGCTGTCATTAGAACGGGGCGGATGCGTTGAAGAGCCCCTTTTTTAATGGCTTTTTCAATGTGGCTTTCAGTATCGCGGAGTTGATTAATTGAGGTAACTAAAACAAGCCCATTTAAAACAGCGATGCCAGAAAGAGCGATAAGCCCAACTGCAGCAGAAATAGAAAAGGGCATGTTTCTTATCCATAGAGCCAAAATCCCTCCTGATAATGCTAAAGGAACGCTTGTAAAAACAAGTAAAGCATAACGGGCAGAGTTAAATGCAGAATAGAGAAAAATAAAAATTAACATTAAAGCAATTGGAATGACTATAAATAAACGATTGCGAGCTGAAAGGAGGTTTTCAAACTGTCCGCCCCAATCTAACCAATAACTACTTGGAATTTTGACTTTGTCTCGAATTTCCTGCTTCGCTTGTTCTACAAATGTTCCTAGATCCGATCCTCGAACATTGGCTTGAATGGTAATAAATCGTTTTCCATTTTCACGTCTGACTTCATTGAGGTTATTTTGAATATTTAAAGAAGCAACTTCACCAAGTGAAATATTTGAAAAATAAGCTTTTTTAGATTCCATTTTTAGGGGAATGGGTAGTTGACTAATTGTAGTAAGGTCTTCTCGTGATGAATCAGGAAGTTTTACAATAATATCAAATCGGCGATCTCCTTCAAATAACTGACCTGCTTTTCCTCCTCCTAAAGCAATAGAAACGACTTCTAAAATATCTGAAACATTTAACCCCAATCGACTTGTTGTCTCTCGATCAATTTTAATATCTAAAACCGGAAGACCACTCATTTGAGACACTTTTATATCAGCCGCTCCTGGAATTTCTTTTAAGACTTGGAAAATATTCTCAGCCGTTTTTTCCAACAAAGAAAAATTATCTCCATATACCTTCACAGCTAAGTCACTGCGAACTCCTGAAATTAACTCATTGAAACGCATTTCAATAGGCTGTGTAAATTCATAATTATTGCCAGGAACGAATTGAACAGATTGTTCAATTTTATGAATTAAATCTTCTTTAGTCAGTTTCGGATTAGGCCATTCTTCTCGCTTTTTTAAAATAATAAAAGTATCTGAAACATTGGGAGGCATGGGATCAGAAGCCATTTCAGCAGTTCCTGTTTTAGAAAATACGAATGAAACTTCTGGCAGTGTAAGAAGTGTTTTTTCTACGTCCTTTTGCATTTCTGTTGACTGGGATAATGAGGTGCTTGGAATACGCATAACATGCATGGCTAGATCTCTCTCATCTAAAGTAGGAATAAACTCTTCGCCAAGCCTGAAAAAAAGAATGAGTGAGATAAAAACAACTATTAATGATGACAAAGTTGTGGCTAAGGGAAAATGCAACACTTTTTCGAGAACGGATTGATATATTTTTTTTATGAAATGAACAAACCCCTTTTCATTTTCTTGCATATTTCCTTTCACAAAAAGAGAAATCATTGTCGGCACAAATGTAAGGGAAAGAATAAATGCCGAAATTAAAGCCATAATTACTGTCATGGCCATCGGATAAAACATTTTTCCTTCTACCCCTGATAATGTTAAAATAGGAACATAAACAGTGATAATAATAGCTTGTCCAATCACGGTCGGTTGAATCATTTCCTGGCTTGCGGCTAAAACCTCTTCAGTTCGTTCTTGTTTAGTTAAATCTCTATTGATGGTCTTTCTTTTGAGAGAAAGTCTTCTTAAACAATTTTCTGTAATAATAACAGCTCCATCAATAATAAGTCCAAAATCAATGGCACCAAGACTCATTAGATTGCCACTGATTTGTGTGTGTACCATTCCAATTGCTGTCATCAACATCGATAAAGGAATGACTAAGGCAGTAATTAATGAAGCTCGAAAATGTCCTAAAAAAGCAAATAAAATCGCAATAACAAGAATGGCTCCTTCGCTTAAGTTTTTCGCAACTGTATCAATGGTGGCATTAACAAGCTTTGTCCGATTGAGCACAGGAGTAATGATTACATCTGGAGGAAGCGTGCGAGCGATTTCAGAAAGTTTTTGTTCAACAGCTTGAGACACAGTGCGACTATTAGAACCTATTAACATGAGAGCGGTTCCAATAACTGATTCTTTGCCATTGTGAGTTGCACTTCCTGTGCGCATTTCTTTCCCAATTTTTACATCAGCAATATCTCGAATGCGAATGGGGATACCTTCTCGTGTGGCAACAACAATTGTCTCTATTTCCTTAGGATTGTTTAATCTTTCATCTGATTTAACGAGTAATCCTTCTCCTAATTTTTCAATATAGCCAGGACTAATACTTAAATTATTTTTTTGTACGGCTTGAATAAGGTTATCAAAACTTAATCCCAATGCAATCATTTTTTCGATGTTGGGCTCAATGTGATATTGCAGAACATACCCTCCGATCGAATCAATTTCAGCTAGTCCTGGGATGCTCTTCAATTGAGGTTTAATGATCCAGTCTTGTATAGTGCGCAGATAAGAAGCTTTTTCTTCTTCATTTTTTAAAATTTGTCCTTCTTGGGTTTGATAAGAACCATCAACCATCCATCCTGCGAGTTTTCTATTCTCATTTTTTTTAGAACGAGGGATAAAATCAACTGTCCACATATAAATTTCGCCAAGTCCTGTAGAAAGAGGACCCATGTGAATTTCAGCACCTTCGGGAAGATTTTTAATCGCTTCATTTAATCTTTCATTAATCTGTTGCCTAGCAAAATAAATATTGACGTTATCATCAAAAATAGCTGTAACTTGAGAAAAACCATTTCGTGATAAAGATCTTGTCATTTGAAGGCCAGGAATACCTGCTAAAGCTGTTTCAATCAAATAAGAGACTTGCTTTTCTATTTGAACAGGAGATAAACCACCTAAAATGGTATTGATTTGAACTTGATTATTAGTAATGTCAGGTACAGCATCAATGGGTAATTTAAAAAAAGAAAAAATTCCATAGCAAGCTACTAAAGAAGTGAAAAGGATAACTTTAAGTGGATGATATAAGGAATAGCGAAGGATTTTTTCAATCATCCCTAATCCTCATGTTCAGCTGAGTTTTTTCCTAATTCAGCTTTTAATAGAAATGTTTTGTTTACAACATAGGATTCCCCAGGTTTTAAGCCAGAAAGAATTTCTGTATTTTTTCCATCACTTTGACCAAGCTGAACAATTCGCTTTTCGAATTCGTTTTTAGAACCGACAAATAAGATTGGTTGATCATCGATCATTTGAATCGCATCATTGGGAACTACGAGAGGACAGGGCAGTTGATCCGTTTCGATTAAAGCTTTGACAAAAACTCCCGGACGCCAATCTCCTGTTTGATTATCAAGTTCTGCAATCGCTTTAGCTGCAATTGTTTCATCTGCCACAATAGGACTGACATAAATGAGTCTAGCTTGCGCCAATTTATTTTCACTAGGTATTGTAACGACAACCGATTGTCCAGCTTTCACTTTATACAAATCTTTAGGATAAATGCCAATTTCAACCCATACTTTAGAAAGATCAGCTACTTCATAAATGATATTTGTATTTTCTATGAATTCTCCTATTGTAATATGCCTCATGATTACTGTTCCATCGATAGGAGAGCGTATAGAGTAGAGTCTCAAGTTAGGCTCACTTTGGATGGCTAATTCCTCTATTTCGCTTGAAAGTAAACCAAATGCTTGCAGTTTCTGTTTAACTAGCTGAAGATTAATGAAAGATTCTTCATATCCATTCTTAGCATTGAGATAATCTTGCTCTGAAGAAATTTTTTCTTGAAAAAGCTTTTTTTCTCTTTTTAAGCTCGATTGAGCTAATTTCTTGCGACTTAAAGCAGCCAGAAAAGCCGCTTTATAGTCTGCCATGTCACTACTTTCTAAGATGGCCATTATGTCTCCACGTTTGACTAAATGACCAAGGTTATAACTAGCCTCACGAGTAATTCCAGAAACTTTTGGAACGATATGAGCTAATTGATCGGGTTGAAGAATAATTTTTCCGGGTGTAGAAATTGATAAAAAGAGGGTTCCAGCTCCTGCTTTTTTTATCCTGATACCAAGTTGTTTGATTTGATCTGTTGTCAAATAAACAGAATTTTCTTCGTGCTCTTCTTGAGAATGAGAAAATAATTGAACTGATGAAAGTAACATACACAGAATAAAATAACGGAAGGAGTTTCTGTTCATAAAGTTAATCCAGTTGACTGTTTAAATAGTCCATATCGGCACGTTTGGTGTGGTAATTGATTAATGTTTGAATATAGTTTTCTGTGATTTCAAACAATGTTCTTTGAGCATCTAATACGTCCAAATATTCGAATTTTCCTTCTAAATATCCTTTATGCGCTAGTTCAAAAGCTTGTTTCGCTAAAGGAAGAGTTTTGCTTTGTATTTCTTGGGCTTCTAAGTAAGAGCGATTAAATTCTTCATGAATAATAGACAATTTAGACTGGAGAGTAAGGGCTAGCAATCTTTTCTGTTCATCAACTTTTAACATTTCAAAATAGGCTTCTGAGATGTTGCCTTGATTTTGGTTAAAAATGGGAATAGGGATGGATACTCCGGCAATTAATCCCTGATTTTTTTCTTCATAATTGATTTTATATCCTACTTGCATAGTCACATCAGGAATACGATTCGCTTTTTCCAATCGCCAATGATGTTTTGCATTTTGAAATTGATAGAGCAGTTGAGTAATTTCTGGTTGATTGCAAAGATCTTCAATGTAAGTTTGAAGTTCTTTCGGCATTTCGAGGTCAAAAAAGGGAAATAAGACGGTTTTAAAGTCAGGACACGTTTCAGCCCAAAGCAAAGATAATCTTCGTTTGGCATTTTTTAAATCTATTTGAGCTTTTTCAGAGTTAATTAATGTTAGAGAATAAGCCACTTGTGCTTTATTTTGTTGGATTAAAGAAACTTTACCAGCCTCCACTTTTTTTGTGGCAATGTCTAGCATTTCTTTAGCAATTTGTGATTGTTGAATTGCGTTTTTTAAAAGTTCCTGGTTGGCAGCTACTTGTATGAAAGCGCGATGAAGACGGTTTAGCAGGACAAGTTTTGAAATATCATAACCCACCATAGCTGCGTAATAGCGATAAGATGCAGCTTGCGTTCGTATTTGCCGTTTATCCCCAGTTTCAAATAATTGAGACCAAATATAGCTCTCTTCTCGATGATTCCAACCTTTCCAGGTGCGTCGACCAGAGAAGTTTTCGACTTCATAGCTCAGAACGGGACTAGGAGCGAGCTGGGCTTGTTTAACTGAAGAGTATTTAGCAGAGGATTCTTTTTTGGCAATTTGTAGAGAAGGTGAAGCGGTTAAAACGCGATATACGGCCTGATTCAAGTCTAAAATGGGGAGATTGCTTTCCCTATTTTCATCTACTTCGGCGTGTAAAAATGAAAGAGTAGGAAATCCAAAAGTTTTCAACACGAAGAATATAAAAAAAGGATATGATGCTAAAATTTTAACGAATTTGGAGAACATCTATCCTCTCTATTTATTCAACCCGAGTTTTCAAGCGCGTCATTCCGAATAAGAAAGGCATACTCTTGTTAATTAATTTCTTCAACAAAATAGATTGAGATTAAGAATTTATTCGACAGAAAATTTTATCATTTTTGCCGTGTTGAAGATTTGTTAATTGCTCATCAAAACCTTTCAAGATTTAAGGATTTTGGGTGAGATTCTGTTGATTTAAAGCTTGTTTATTAAAAAATCGGTTTGTAAATAATTTTTTTTGAATACAAAAGAAAGTTTTTTTGCTTTATTCGAAGTTTAAGAAAGATGGGAAAAACAAAATTTTATTTACACTCCTCAATCATTTTTGCAACCTATAAATAAAACCTTTACACTAATTCCTTTTATTTTCAGCAAACAAATCCAATTTTTTCTAAATACTTGTTATATTCGTTAAAATAAAAAATTTGTTCTAAAGTCATAAGATTTGATTTCAGACAAACTAATTTAGTTTTGAGTTATCCAAGATAAACTTACTATACAAAACACGATTTTGACACGATAAATAACCTGAGTTTTGGATTGATGCTGATTTTATTGCCCTTAGCCAAAGCTGCTATGAGGAAATGGAAATTATCAAACAAGAAACTAGAGTACTTAGGCAAGACGACAACTAGCTTGCACAAGCATTTAAAGCTGGCAAAGAGCTTACACAAGAAGAAATAGAAGGGATACACAAGTAATCAAATCAGCTAGCCAAAGTAAGATGTGCAAGGAATTTGAAAAAATGTAAAAGAACTAAAACAAAGACACAAATTGAAATATTGGATTCAAGAAGCAGAAAAATTTAAGCGATTAATGGAAGAGATCAACAAAAAGTGCGATATTTCAAAGGGTATTTCCAGTTCCAGGATATTGGGTTTATAAAAATAAAGAAAAAATGCTTATGAGGTTTAAGCGCTATTTTCATGCGCGTCAAAAAGGTTAAATGATTACAGTCTAATAATATGCTTTTTCCCATCCTCAAAAAGATGGAAATAGAGGAAACAATATTTTATCTTAGAATAGATATCATTTTTTTGCCTAAACTGACAAAGCATTTTCGGAATAACGATTTATCATGTGTAAACAACAAGGTTGTTGAACATTAACGACTGTAAATAAATGAATATGGAGATCAATTCCTGTTAATTTAGTTTTCATTGAAATAAGCCCTTTTGCCAAGAAACAGACGCATCGGTTGATAAATTCAAATATTTGAAATAAGATTTTAAAAATAGGCTGGGCAATAGCGATTATCTTTAACCAAAAAGGTTTTTCTTGAGCAATTTCTTGGTTAGCACGGCAAATTTCGAAGATAGGTTGGGAAATAGTGACTAACTTTAACAAAAGAAGTTTTTCTTGAGCAATTTCCTGATTCAAGCGAGGTCTTTTAAAAACTATAAGATTTGATAGTTGTGGTGATAGGGAATCAGGGGGTATAGTGTTAGAACTATATGGATTGATGTTGTTCATACGCTTCTACCCTTTTACGATGAATTTTCAAAATTTCCCATGTTTTAAAATGATTGTCAACCAAATTTTGATAAAAGGGAGTATCAGCATATTGACGAAAGAGATCAGGTATATCTTTCATCGCACGATAATGAACTTTCGCAAAAATTTCAGCTGGTATTGTTATTTCGCTCTTTTGTTCACTATCAATGATAGTCCATGAGTCATATGTTAAACCAATATTACGTTCTTTTTCGGAGACTAAACGGAAATTTTCTAGCTTTGTTTTAGGTAGTTGATTAAGAAA
This window contains:
- a CDS encoding TolC family protein — translated: MFSKFVKILASYPFFIFFVLKTFGFPTLSFLHAEVDENRESNLPILDLNQAVYRVLTASPSLQIAKKESSAKYSSVKQAQLAPSPVLSYEVENFSGRRTWKGWNHREESYIWSQLFETGDKRQIRTQAASYRYYAAMVGYDISKLVLLNRLHRAFIQVAANQELLKNAIQQSQIAKEMLDIATKKVEAGKVSLIQQNKAQVAYSLTLINSEKAQIDLKNAKRRLSLLWAETCPDFKTVLFPFFDLEMPKELQTYIEDLCNQPEITQLLYQFQNAKHHWRLEKANRIPDVTMQVGYKINYEEKNQGLIAGVSIPIPIFNQNQGNISEAYFEMLKVDEQKRLLALTLQSKLSIIHEEFNRSYLEAQEIQSKTLPLAKQAFELAHKGYLEGKFEYLDVLDAQRTLFEITENYIQTLINYHTKRADMDYLNSQLD
- a CDS encoding efflux RND transporter periplasmic adaptor subunit; the protein is MNRNSFRYFILCMLLSSVQLFSHSQEEHEENSVYLTTDQIKQLGIRIKKAGAGTLFLSISTPGKIILQPDQLAHIVPKVSGITREASYNLGHLVKRGDIMAILESSDMADYKAAFLAALSRKKLAQSSLKREKKLFQEKISSEQDYLNAKNGYEESFINLQLVKQKLQAFGLLSSEIEELAIQSEPNLRLYSIRSPIDGTVIMRHITIGEFIENTNIIYEVADLSKVWVEIGIYPKDLYKVKAGQSVVVTIPSENKLAQARLIYVSPIVADETIAAKAIAELDNQTGDWRPGVFVKALIETDQLPCPLVVPNDAIQMIDDQPILFVGSKNEFEKRIVQLGQSDGKNTEILSGLKPGESYVVNKTFLLKAELGKNSAEHED
- a CDS encoding efflux RND transporter permease subunit, producing MIEKILRYSLYHPLKVILFTSLVACYGIFSFFKLPIDAVPDITNNQVQINTILGGLSPVQIEKQVSYLIETALAGIPGLQMTRSLSRNGFSQVTAIFDDNVNIYFARQQINERLNEAIKNLPEGAEIHMGPLSTGLGEIYMWTVDFIPRSKKNENRKLAGWMVDGSYQTQEGQILKNEEEKASYLRTIQDWIIKPQLKSIPGLAEIDSIGGYVLQYHIEPNIEKMIALGLSFDNLIQAVQKNNLSISPGYIEKLGEGLLVKSDERLNNPKEIETIVVATREGIPIRIRDIADVKIGKEMRTGSATHNGKESVIGTALMLIGSNSRTVSQAVEQKLSEIARTLPPDVIITPVLNRTKLVNATIDTVAKNLSEGAILVIAILFAFLGHFRASLITALVIPLSMLMTAIGMVHTQISGNLMSLGAIDFGLIIDGAVIITENCLRRLSLKRKTINRDLTKQERTEEVLAASQEMIQPTVIGQAIIITVYVPILTLSGVEGKMFYPMAMTVIMALISAFILSLTFVPTMISLFVKGNMQENEKGFVHFIKKIYQSVLEKVLHFPLATTLSSLIVVFISLILFFRLGEEFIPTLDERDLAMHVMRIPSTSLSQSTEMQKDVEKTLLTLPEVSFVFSKTGTAEMASDPMPPNVSDTFIILKKREEWPNPKLTKEDLIHKIEQSVQFVPGNNYEFTQPIEMRFNELISGVRSDLAVKVYGDNFSLLEKTAENIFQVLKEIPGAADIKVSQMSGLPVLDIKIDRETTSRLGLNVSDILEVVSIALGGGKAGQLFEGDRRFDIIVKLPDSSREDLTTISQLPIPLKMESKKAYFSNISLGEVASLNIQNNLNEVRRENGKRFITIQANVRGSDLGTFVEQAKQEIRDKVKIPSSYWLDWGGQFENLLSARNRLFIVIPIALMLIFIFLYSAFNSARYALLVFTSVPLALSGGILALWIRNMPFSISAAVGLIALSGIAVLNGLVLVTSINQLRDTESHIEKAIKKGALQRIRPVLMTALVASFGFIPMALASGTGAEVQKPLATVVIGGIISATILTLLVLPALYKLFAAKQRYRDINYVE